GTGACGATGGGCCTCGGGTACACGTTCGCCGAGGAGCTCCGCTTCCGCGGCGGAGAGATCCTCGACCGGAACTTCGACAGCTACGAGCTGCCCCGCTTTTCCTGGGTGCCGTCGATCGAGACCGTCCTCGTGAAGAACGACGACCTCGCCCCGCAGGGCGGAGGAGAGCCGGCGATCGTCGCGACCGGAGCCGTGATGGCCAATGCCGTCTTCGACGCGGTCGGCGCCCGCCTCTACCGGCTGCCGATGACGCCCGACCGCGTCAAGCAGGCGATCGCCGAAGGAAAGGGCGCGGTCCAGCGGAGCGCCTGAATCCGGAGGCTCACTCCATCCCGCAGGACGGCCCGACGGACTCCGTGAGCTGCTCCTTCTTCGGCGTTCCGGCCGCCGCGTCGAGCCCGTCGAGGAGCCTCTCGGGAGTGATCGGCAGCGCCCGCGCCCGGAACCCCGTCGCGTGCCACACCGCGTCGGCGATGGCCGGCGCCGTGGGAGAGACGGGCCCTTCTCCCGTCTCCTTCGCGCCGAAGGGGCCGCGGGGCTCCAGGACCTCGACCGGGTACAGCTCGCACTCGGGCATGTCGAGCGCGCCCGGCATCTTGTAGTCGAGGAAGTTCGCGTTCAGCGTGCGGCCTTCCCGGACGACGACCTGTTCCGACAGCGCGTATCCGAGCCCCATCTGGACGCATCCCTCCACCTGGCCCTCGACGGCCATCGGGTTCAGGGCCCGCCCGCAATCGTGCGCCGTGACGATCTTCTCGACCTTCACGAGGCCGGTCTCGCGGTCGACGTCGACTTCCACGACCTGGGCGCCGAAGCTGAAGGTCGGCGTGACGAGCCCCATGTCGCGGGGGGTGTAGGTCCCGCGGACGACCAGGGGCTCGCCGCGGTTGGCCTTCTGCAACATCGCCACGGCCTCGCCGAAGCGGATTCCCCGGTCCGGACGATTCTTCGCGCGGACCATCCCCTCCTTGCATTCCATTTCGTGGATGACGTTCAGGTCGAACTTGAGAGACACCATGCGGAAGAGCTCCGCCTTGATCTGCGCCGCCGCCGCGAGGACCGCGTTGCCCGCCATGAGCGTCACGCGGCTCCCCCACGTGCCCACGTCCGCCTGCGGCGTCATCGCCGTGTCCGCCGACGTGAGCCGGACGTCCTTCATCGGAAGGCCGAGCTCCTCGGCGACGATCTGCGTGAGCACCGTGTCCGACCCCTGCCCGATGTCGGCGGCCATCGTGAGGAGATGGACCGTGCCGTCGGAGTACGCCCGGATCTCGGCCGCGCTGAAGGGATAGTGCGTGTCGAACCAGTTGAAGACCC
This genomic window from Thermoanaerobaculia bacterium contains:
- a CDS encoding molybdopterin cofactor-binding domain-containing protein; the encoded protein is GGKMELRSWDVCAAVLARLLGKPVKFTLTREEELSAGRRRHAVRIWSRVGFRKDGTLMAKECRALLDGGAYNSMGPTATFLIGNFGAFLYRFPAYRYEGLHVYTNNAPAGAMRGLGAPQALFATESQMNAAAEDLGIDPIELRLRNAMRPGDEIPGIATVSTCAFSECLEEVARRTEWKARRARKTPGRGIGIGCYSFITGGVFNWFDTHYPFSAAEIRAYSDGTVHLLTMAADIGQGSDTVLTQIVAEELGLPMKDVRLTSADTAMTPQADVGTWGSRVTLMAGNAVLAAAAQIKAELFRMVSLKFDLNVIHEMECKEGMVRAKNRPDRGIRFGEAVAMLQKANRGEPLVVRGTYTPRDMGLVTPTFSFGAQVVEVDVDRETGLVKVEKIVTAHDCGRALNPMAVEGQVEGCVQMGLGYALSEQVVVREGRTLNANFLDYKMPGALDMPECELYPVEVLEPRGPFGAKETGEGPVSPTAPAIADAVWHATGFRARALPITPERLLDGLDAAAGTPKKEQLTESVGPSCGME